Proteins encoded by one window of Heliangelus exortis chromosome 5, bHelExo1.hap1, whole genome shotgun sequence:
- the CKB gene encoding creatine kinase B-type isoform X1, with the protein MAQLNNQRLPPDEEFPDLSTHNNHMAKVLTLDLYKKLRDRVTPSGFTLDDVIQTGVDNPGHPFIMTVGCVAGDEESYDVFKELFDPVIEDRHGGYKPTDEHKTDLNPDNLQGGDDLDPNYVLSSRVRTGRSIRGFCLPPHCSRGERRAIEKLSVEALGSLGGDFKGKYYALRNMTDAEQQQLIDDHFLFDKPVSPLLLASGMARDWPDARGIWHNNNKTFLVWINEEDHLRVISMQKGGNMKEVFTRFCNGLTQIETLFKSKNYEFMWNPHLGYILTCPSNLGTGLRAGVHIKLPNLGKHEKFGEVLKRLRLQKRGTGGVDTAAVGGVFDVSNADRLGFSEVELVQMVVDGVKLLIEMEKRLESGQSIDDLMPDQK; encoded by the exons ATGGCCCAACTAAATAATCAGAGACTGCCTCCTGATGAGGAGTTCCCGGACCTGAGCACCCACAACAACCACATGGCCAAAGTTCTAACCCTGGATTTATACAAGAAACTGAGAGACAGAGTCACGCCCAGTGGCTTCACCCTGGATGATGTCATTCAGACTGGGGTTGATAATCCTG GCCATCCCTTCATAATGACAGTAGGATGCGTAGCTGGTGATGAAGAATCCTATGATGTGTTTAAGGAGCTCTTTGATCCAGTTATTGAAGACAGGCATGGTGGCTACAAACCAACGGATGAGCATAAGACTGACCTGAACCCTGATAACCTGCAG GGAGGTGACGACCTGGATCCCAACTACGTGCTAAGTTCCCGTGTCAGAACTGGGAGAAGCATCCGTGGGTTCTGCCTTCCCCCCCACTGCAGCCGGGGAGAGAGGCGGGCGATCGAGAAGCTCTCTGTGGAAG CTCTGGGTAGTCTGGGTGGTGATTTCAAGGGGAAGTACTATGCTCTGAGGAACATGActgatgcagagcagcagcagctcattgATGATCACTTCTTGTTTGACAAGCcagtttctcctcttcttttggCATCTGGGATGGCACGAGATTGGCCCGATGCCAGGGGTATCTG GCACAATAATAACAAGACCTTCCTTGTTTGGATCAATGAGGAGGATCACCTTAGAGTTATTTCCATGCAGAAAGGTGGCAACATGAAGGAAGTATTTACCCGCTTCTGTAATGGGCTAACACAG ATAGAAACTCTCTTCAAGTCCAAAAACTACGAGTTCATGTGGAATCCACACTTGGGCTACATCCTGACCTGCCCATCCAACCTTGGGACAGGCCTCCGTGCTGGTGTGCACATCAAGCTGCCGAACCTTGGGAAGCATGAGAAGTTTGGAGAAGTCCTTAAAAGGCTTAGGCTGCAGAAACGAGGCACAG GTGGTGTGGACACAGCTGCTGTTGGGGGAGTGTTTGATGTCTCCAATGCTGATCGCCTTGGCTTCTCAGAGGTGGAGCTGGTGCAGATGGTGGTGGATGGTGTGAAGCTGCTCATTGAAATGGAGAAACGCCTTGAAAGTGGCCAGTCCATTGATGACCTCATGCCAGATCAGAAATAA
- the CKB gene encoding creatine kinase B-type isoform X2, translated as MPFSNSHNLLKMKYSGEDEFPDLSAHNNHMAKVLTLDLYKKLRDKQTPSGFTLDDVIQTGVDNPGHPFIMTVGCVAGDEESYDVFKELFDPVIEDRHGGYKPTDEHKTDLNPDNLQGGDDLDPNYVLSSRVRTGRSIRGFCLPPHCSRGERRAIEKLSVEALGSLGGDFKGKYYALRNMTDAEQQQLIDDHFLFDKPVSPLLLASGMARDWPDARGIWHNNNKTFLVWINEEDHLRVISMQKGGNMKEVFTRFCNGLTQIETLFKSKNYEFMWNPHLGYILTCPSNLGTGLRAGVHIKLPNLGKHEKFGEVLKRLRLQKRGTGGVDTAAVGGVFDVSNADRLGFSEVELVQMVVDGVKLLIEMEKRLESGQSIDDLMPDQK; from the exons ATGCCCTTCTCAAACAGCCACAACCTTCTGAAGATGAAGTATTCTGGCGAGGATGAGTTCCCCGACTTGAGCGCTCACAACAATCACATGGCCAAGGTGCTGACCCTGGACCTGTACAAGAAGTTGAGGGATAAACAGACTCCCAGTGGATTTACCCTGGATGATGTCATCCAGACTGGGGTTGACAACCCAG GCCATCCCTTCATAATGACAGTAGGATGCGTAGCTGGTGATGAAGAATCCTATGATGTGTTTAAGGAGCTCTTTGATCCAGTTATTGAAGACAGGCATGGTGGCTACAAACCAACGGATGAGCATAAGACTGACCTGAACCCTGATAACCTGCAG GGAGGTGACGACCTGGATCCCAACTACGTGCTAAGTTCCCGTGTCAGAACTGGGAGAAGCATCCGTGGGTTCTGCCTTCCCCCCCACTGCAGCCGGGGAGAGAGGCGGGCGATCGAGAAGCTCTCTGTGGAAG CTCTGGGTAGTCTGGGTGGTGATTTCAAGGGGAAGTACTATGCTCTGAGGAACATGActgatgcagagcagcagcagctcattgATGATCACTTCTTGTTTGACAAGCcagtttctcctcttcttttggCATCTGGGATGGCACGAGATTGGCCCGATGCCAGGGGTATCTG GCACAATAATAACAAGACCTTCCTTGTTTGGATCAATGAGGAGGATCACCTTAGAGTTATTTCCATGCAGAAAGGTGGCAACATGAAGGAAGTATTTACCCGCTTCTGTAATGGGCTAACACAG ATAGAAACTCTCTTCAAGTCCAAAAACTACGAGTTCATGTGGAATCCACACTTGGGCTACATCCTGACCTGCCCATCCAACCTTGGGACAGGCCTCCGTGCTGGTGTGCACATCAAGCTGCCGAACCTTGGGAAGCATGAGAAGTTTGGAGAAGTCCTTAAAAGGCTTAGGCTGCAGAAACGAGGCACAG GTGGTGTGGACACAGCTGCTGTTGGGGGAGTGTTTGATGTCTCCAATGCTGATCGCCTTGGCTTCTCAGAGGTGGAGCTGGTGCAGATGGTGGTGGATGGTGTGAAGCTGCTCATTGAAATGGAGAAACGCCTTGAAAGTGGCCAGTCCATTGATGACCTCATGCCAGATCAGAAATAA